A section of the Malus sylvestris chromosome 17, drMalSylv7.2, whole genome shotgun sequence genome encodes:
- the LOC126611076 gene encoding OVARIAN TUMOR DOMAIN-containing deubiquitinating enzyme 11-like yields the protein MNGNYSNASASSSSSLDSSTHGTEDDQTIAIILGEEEKLKFDGTLGKRLCHLNSIPHTPRVNGEIPDVNDATQDHERLSARLATYDLSELQIKGDGNCQFRALADQLFRNPEYHKHVRKQVIKQLKHHKKLYEAYVPMKYSRYLMKMKKTGEWGDHLTLQAAADRFGAKICLITSFRDTCYIEILPKDGNHARELWLSFWSEVHYNSLYASADVPSRTPRKKHWLSF from the exons ATGAACGGAAACTACAGCAATGCAAGTGCGAGTTCCAGCTCGAGTTTAGATAGCAGCACTCACGGTACGGAGGATGATCAAACCATTGCAATCATCTTGGGAGAAGAGGAAAAGCTGAAATTTGATGGCACGCTTGGGAAAAGACTGTGCCACTTAAATTCAATTCCG CACACTCCCCGGGTAAATGGGGAGATACCTGATGTGAATGATGCAACCCAAGACCATGAGCGCCTGTCAGCAAG GCTGGCAACATATGATTTATCTGAACTGCAGATCAAGGGCGATGGAAACTGTCAG TTTCGAGCATTAGCAGATCAATTGTTTCGGAATCCAGAATACCACAAGCATGTAAGAAAACAGGTGATAAAGCAG CTAAAGCATCACAAAAAACTTTACGAAGCTTATGTCCCAATGAAGTACAGTCGCTACCTGATGAAGATGAAAAA AACCGGGGAGTGGGGAGATCATCTTACACTACAGGCAGCTGCGGATCGA TTCGGAGCCAAGATTTGTTTAATCACCTCTTTTCGGGACACTTGCTACATCGAGATTCTTCCTAAAGATGGGAATCATGCGCGAG agcTTTGGCTGAGCTTTTGGAGCGAAGTGCATTATAACTCCTTGTATGCAAGTGCAG ATGTTCCGTCAAGAACTCCCCGAAAGAAGCATTGGCTGTCATTCTAG
- the LOC126611055 gene encoding heat shock 70 kDa protein 17-like — MQSRMASILIKLGLFLSVICLMFSPSQCAVMSIDLGSEWVKVAVVNLKRGQSPITVAINEMSKRKSPNLVAFHSGDRLLGEEAAGLVARYPEKVYSQTRDLIGKPFSSSKTFLDSLYLPFDVTEDTTGTVIFKIDDKVTTYSVEELVAMILGYAANLAEFHSKVPVRDAVISVPPYFGQAERKGLLRAAQLVGINVLALINEHSGAALQYGIDKDFSNESRHVIFYDMGTSSTYAALVYFSAYNAKEFGKTVSVNQFQVKDVRWNPELGGQNLELQLVEYFAEEFNKQVGNGVDVRKSPKAMAKLKKQVKRTKEILSANKMAPISVESLYDDRDFRSTITREKFEELCEDLWEKSLVPLKEVLKHSGLKVDEIYAVELIGGATRVPKLQAKLQEYLGRKELDRHLDADEATVLGAALYAANLSDGIKLNRKLGMIDGSTYGFVLELDGPDLQKEDSTRQTLVQRMKKLPSKMFRSFIQSKDFEVTLAYESEDLLPPGATSPVFAQYSVSSLTETSEKYASRNLSSPIKASLHFSLSRSGVLSLDRADAFIEVSEWVEVPKKNLTTQENSTNVAPNISTETGAQNTSKESNGNTDDGGNSNSSNSTVETDVVIEKKLKKRTFRIPLKIVEKTVGPAMSPSKESLAEAKRKLEELDKKDAERRRTAELKNTLEGYIYGIKEKFETSKEYEKVSTSEERQSFIGKLDEVQEWLYTDGEDATASEFQERLDVLKAIGDPIFFRLKELTARPEAVEHARKYLVEVQQILRGWESNKPWVPKDRTDEVASDADKLKKWLDEKENAQKKTPAHSKPVFTSDEVFGKLFDLEDKVASVNRIPKPKPKIEKPTSNETESSGEKAKDSDSSSDNSSQEDQKAGDSDDSANEKVESEGHDEL, encoded by the exons ATGCAATCTAGGATGGCGTCGATCCTAATCAAGCTAGGGTTATTCCTATCTGTGATTTGCCTCATGTTTTCGCCTTCTCAATGTGCGGTTATGAGTATAGATCTAGGCTCTGAATGGGTGAAAGTTGCGGTAGTGAACCTTAAGCGCGGGCAGAGCCCGATCACAGTCGCTATTAACGAGATGTCGAAGCGAAAGTCCCCTAACTTGGTTGCATTTCATTCTGGTGACCGCCTTCTAGGTGAGGAAGCAGCTGGATTGGTTGCTCGGTACCCGGAGAAAGTCTACTCTCAAACAAGGGACTTGATTGGAAAACCCTTTAGTTCCAGCAAAACCTTTTTGGATTCATTGTACTTGCCATTTGACGTTACAGAGGATACTACGGGAACTGTTATTTTCAAAATTGATGATAAAGTGACTACTTATTCAGTCGAGGAACTAGTGGCGATGATTTTAGGTTATGCTGCAAATTTGGCAGAGTTTCATTCAAAAGTGCCCGTAAGGGATGCTGTAATTTCAGTTCCTCCGTACTTTGGGCAAGCAGAGAGAAAGGGGTTACTCCGAGCGGCACAGTTGGTGGGGATTAATGTTCTTGCTTTGATAAATGAGCATTCTGGTGCAGCATTGCAGTATGGGATTGACAAGGATTTCTCAAATGAGTCAAGGCATGTAATTTTCTATGATATGGGCACCAGCAGTACCTATGCGGCACTTGTTTATTTCTCGGCATATAATGCCAAGGAGTTTGGAAAGACCGTGTCAGTCAACCAGTTTCAG GTCAAGGATGTCAGATGGAACCCAGAACTTGGGGGCCAGAACTTGGAATTACAGTTGGTGGAGTATTTTGCAGAGGAGTTCAATAAACAAGTAGGGAATGGTGTTGATGTGAGGAAGTCTCCAAAAGCAATGGCTAAATTGAAGAAACAGGTCAAGCGTACAAAAGAAATTCTAAGTGCAAACAAAATGGCTCCAATATCTGTTGAATCCCTTTATGATGATCGGGACTTCAG GAGCACGATAACTCGTGAAAAGTTTGAAGAGCTCTGTGAAGATCTGTGGGAGAAGTCGCTAGTACCTCTTAAGGAAGTGCTCAAGCATTCTGGTTTAAAGGTAGATGAGATATATGCAGTGGAACTGATAGGAGGAGCTACCAGGGTGCCAAAGTTGCAG GCTAAGCTTCAGGAATATCTTGGAAGGAAAGAGTTGGATAGACATCTGGATGCTGATGAAGCTACAGTTCTTGGTGCAGCATTATATGCTGCTAATTTAAGTGATGGAATCAAACTGAACCGGAAGTTAGGGATGATTGATGGTTCTACCTATGGGTTTGTGCTTGAGTTAGATGGCCCCGATCTTCAGAAAGAAGATAGCACTAGGCAGACACTTGTGCAACGGATGAAGAAACTCCCCAGCAAG ATGTTCAGGTCCTTTATCCAGAGCAAAGATTTTGAAGTGACACTAGCGTACGAGAGTGAAGACCTTTTACCCCCTGGTGCCACCTCTCCTGTATTTGCTCAGTACTCTGTGTCCAGTTTGACAGAGACAAGTGAGAA GTATGCATCACGAAATTTGTCTTCACCCATTAAGGCAAGTCTGCATTTCTCTTTGAGTAGAAGTGGTGTTTTGTCGTTGGATCGTGCAGATGCTTTTATTGAAGTGTCAGAATGGGTAGAAGTTCCTAAGAAGAATCTGACTACTCAGGAGAATTCAACTAATGTTGCACCCAACATATCCACTGAAACTGGTGCTCAGAACACATCAAAAGAAAGCAATGGCAATACTGATGATGGTGGAAATAGTAACAGTTCCAACTCTACAGTAGAAACAGACGTCGTtattgaaaaaaagctgaaaaagCGGACCTTTAGGATTCCACTGAAG ATTGTTGAGAAAACAGTCGGACCTGCGATGTCTCCTTCAAAAGAATCTCTTGCTGAAGCAAAACGTAAATTAGAAGAATTAGACAAGAAGGATGCAGAGCGGAGGAGAACGGCAGAGTTGAAAAATACCTTGGAAGGATACATATATGGTATTAAAGAAAAG TTTGAAACATCCAAGGAATATGAAAAGGTTTCAACTAGCGAGGAGCGCCAATCCTTTATTGGAAAGCTAGATGAG GTGCAAGAGTGGCTTTACACCGATGGTGAAGATGCTACTGCTTCAGAGTTTCAGGAACGCCTAGATGTGCTAAAAGCTATTGGTGATCCGATATTCTTCAG ATTAAAAGAGCTTACTGCTCGGCCAGAAGCAGTGGAACACGCTCGAAAGTACCTTGTTGAAGTGCAACAG ATTCTACGTGGATGGGAGTCAAACAAACCCTGGGTTCCGAAAGATCGAACAGATGAG GTTGCAAGTGATGCTGACAAGTTGAAGAAGTGGTTGGACGAGAAGGAGAATGCGCAGAAAAA GACTCCTGCACATAGCAAACCAGTATTCACATCGGATGAAGTGTTCGGGAAGTTGTTTGATCTGGAAGATAAG GTTGCTAGCGTCAACAGAATCCCCAAGCCAAAGCCTAAAATTGAGAAACCCACAAGCAATGAAACCGAGAGCAGCGGAGAAAAAGCTAAGGATTCTGACTCGAGTTCTGATAATTCTTCACAAGAGGACCAGAAAGCCGGAGACTCAGATGACTCAGCAAATGAAAAAGTTGAGTCCGAGGGTCACGATGAGCTGTGA